The genomic interval GGTGCCGCCGGTGAGGGTTGCGGCGGCGATGCCGGCAGCGGCCAGCTCTTGGCAGGCGGTGGCGGAGCGGTTGCCCGAGGCGCAGACGATGAGCAGGTCGCCGCGGGCGGCTGCGGCCTTGAGGGCGGGCAGGGCGGTGCGGACGTGGTCCAGGGGGATGTTGTGGGCGCCGGGGACGTGGCCTGCGGCGTATTCGCCGGCGGTACGTACGTCAATGACAGTGTAGTCGGCCAGGCGGGGTGCTGCCTGGGCGGGAATTACAGCGGTGGGGGCGGTCATGTGCGGTGGTCCTTTCGCTTGCGGGTCGGCCGGGGCAGGCCTGTCGTGATCGCGATGCGGCTGTTGTCGCGGAGTAACTTCCGCTGAGGCGGGCGGACTTCACCCCCTCTGATCTCATGTCATCGGCATGGCATGGCATCGGACGCGTGACGAGAATGCGCGGCGGTGTGAACTCCAACGAGGTCGCAGCCACCACGGCATCGATGGCGTAATTGTGTCCGTGGAGCCCCGCGTCATGCAGGAGGTCAACGGCGTGCCACCTGATGGGCCCAGCCCCGGACCTCCTGGGGGTGCGGGACAGAGTGCCTCAGTCCCGTACGTCCCGCGGGACCTGATCGGCCGCAGCATCGGCCACTGCGGACGATGCCGCCGCCGCATGGCACGCGCCCCGGCCGTCCGCGCGGGCGACGATACGGGCTGCCTCGATACGTACGGCAGCCTCCGTCCCGTCGCTGACCGCAGGCACGCCGGCCGCTGCGGCGAGGGTGCCCGTCTCGTCGTACACGACTTGCAGGCGCGGCCATGCCGACGGCGGGAACGCCTGGCGCAGGCAGTTCGCGAGGTCGGCCACGACGAGCCGTGCCAGCGGCGTCAGCTCGTCCGGGTCGCCGGTGACCAGGACGGCGGTCACCCGCGCCCCGGGCCGTGCGGCCCGTACCGCTTCTTCGGCGGCTTCGAGCCGGTGCAGCCCGAGGACTGCCACAACGCCGTCGTCCGTGAGCCGCGCGGGCTCGCCGCGTACCGCGTCGAACGCGGGCGGCGGGGACCACGGGGCGTCGGCCGGGCGGGCCTGCGGGATGTAGGGGAGGTGGGGCGGGGGCCATACGTCGCCGAGGTCGAGGTCCGCCAGCTGCTCGCAGGCGCTGATTACGTTGAAGGGGTCGACGAAGCCGGGGGCGGCGGCGGAGAGCTGACCGGCACCGTAGAGGGTGGTGAGGGCGGCTTCGGCTACGCGTACTTGGCGGGGGCGGCCAGGTGGCGTGCTGGGCGGCGTGGCGGGCGGGTGCAGGCCCTTCGGAGCGAGGCGCTCCAGGGCCAGGCCGAGCAGGATCGCGTCCAGCTTCATCAGCTGCGCGAAGGGTCTCTGGATCCGCTCCTCGGCGAGGATCTCGGGCATCACATGCATGCCGAGCCGCGCGGCTCCGTGCGGCTCGTGGGCGACGCCGGTCTCGGTGAGCGGCAGCCGGGCGACCCATGCGCGGGCGAGCGCGCCCAGTGCGTCGCGGGGGGTAGGACTTCGCTCAGGCGCAGGCTCCGTATGCGAAGGGGTGGGTGCGGGCGCGTGCTCGGCGAGGTCGGCCAGTACCGCGAAGTAGAGGGCCCTTTTGCCGGGGAAGTTGGAGTACACCGCGCCACGGGTCAGCCCCGCACGCCCGGCGATGCCGTCCACCTTGGCGTCCCGGAAGCCGCGCTCGGCGAACTCGTCCCTGGCGGCGGCCAGCACCCTGGCACGGTTGCGCTGCTGCAGCTCCGCCCTGCTGAGCCGGCCCATGGTCCTCACTCGTCTGTCGCGCTGCCGTGCGTTGCTGTCGTACCGGCTTCAAGATACCGTCGGCGTTCAGATGGTGACGTCATATGTTCTGGACATTCCAATGACGCGAACCACTGGTGAGGAGACGTTTCCGAGTGCTCAAGTGCACGTTCTGCGCGAAGACCCAGAAGCAGGTCAACAAACTGATCGCGGGCCCGAGCCCGCTCTGCATCTGCGACGAATGCGTCCGGCTCTGCACCGAGCTCATCATGGAAGACCGCAACGACACCGCTTCCTCCTCCACCGAGGACGGGCCGCTGGACCTGCCGACACCACGCGAGATCTTCGAGTTCCTCGGGCAGTACGTCGTGGGGCAGGACGCCGCCAAGAAGACGCTCGCGGTGGCCGTCTACAACCACTACAAACGCATCCAGCCGGCCACCACCACCCGGGACGAGCCGGTCGTGGAGCTGGGCAAGTCCAACATCCTGCTGCTGGGTCCGACCGGCTGCGGCAAGACGTACCTCGTCCAGACGCTCGCCCGGATGCTCGACGTGCCGTTCGCGATCGCCGACGCGACGGCGCTGACGGAGGCGGGGTATGTCGGCGAGGACGTGGAGAACATCCTTCTGAAACTGGTCCAGGCCGCCGACTACGACGTCAAGAAGGCTGAGACCGGGATCATCTACATCGACGAGATCGACAAGGTCGCACGCAGGAGCGAGAACCCCTCGATCACGCGAGACGTCTCCGGCGAGGGCGTACAGCAGGCGCTCCTCAAGATTCTCGAAGGCACGACGGCCTCGGTCGCACCGCAGGGCGGCCGCAAGCACCCGCAGCAGGAGTTCATCCAGCTCGACACGACGAACGTGCTGTTCATCGTGGGTGGTGCCTTCTCCGGCCTGGAGCAGATCATCGAACAGCGGGCCAGCCGCAAGAGCATCGGCTTCGGCGCGGCAATCCGTACCGAGGACGACGAGCGGGATGCGGATGCCCTGGCCGAGGTCATGCCGGAGGACCTTCTCAAGTTCGGCCTGATCCCGGAGCTCGTCGGCCGGCTCCCGGTGGTGTCCACCGTTCAGCCACTGGACCGGGCGGCACTGATGCGGATCCTCGTCGAGCCCCGCAACTCACTGATCAAGCAGTACCAGAAGCTCTTCCAAATCGACGGCGTGCAACTGGAGTCACCGACGACGCGATCGGTGCGATCGCGGACCAAGCCCTGCTGCGTCGCACCGGCGCGCGAGCGGTCCGCGCCATTCTGGAAGAGGTCCTGCTCAACGTGATGTACGAGGTGCCGAGCCGCGACGACGTCGCCCGCGTAGTGGTCGACCACGACACGGTGCTCAACAACGTCGTCCCCACACTGGTGCCCCGCGACCACCCCGACGAAAAGAAGTCCGCCTGAGGGGCGGGGGCGAGGCGGGGCGAGGCGGGGCGAGGGAGGCCGACCGGTCCGGCATGGCCAGCTCGCCCCAGGGCAGGGGCGTGCCGGGCCCGGGGCGCTGGTTGCTTCTGCCGTGGGGGCCGCCTTTTCGTAAGTGTGGCGCCGGAGGCCCGCCGGTAAAGGGCGCTCCTTCGTCGCGTCGCCTGCGGCGATGTCGCTGCGCTCCACCCTTGACCGCCGCTCCTCCGCCGCATTCTTTAAGGGGGGCGGCCCCCGGGGGCGGGCCCACGGGGATGCTGGGATCGCGGATGTTCGCCGTTGCCGGGCGGCGGGTCCGTGGATGGCTGCACGCACCACGTCTTGGGGCGGCCCCGCAGATCTCGGCGCCCACCCCCGTCTGTTGGTGCGACACCACACTTCCACCGCCACAGCCGCACCCACGCCGGTGCTCGGCTGGACCGGTCGGCCGACTGGCGAGTTGTCGTGACTGGCGGGTGGGGCGCACCACTTGAATGGGGTGACGCCGCTGAGTTCGGCGCCCACCCCGTCCGGTGGTCGGCTGAGACGCATGCCCCGTTGTCGGGCTGACTGGGTGGTGCGCCCCAGGTTCGGGGAGAGGCGGAGCTCGGTTCGGCGGGCGGCGGCCTGGCGGGTGATGGTGTCGGCTTGGTGGGAGGTGAGCACCAGGCGCGGGCGGTGCGAGCCCGGCTCGACGGGTGGTGGCTCGACGGGTGGTGACCAGGCGGATGATGGCGCGCTCGATGGGCGGCGGCCCAGCGGCTGGTGGTGTTGGCCGGGTGGGTGGTGGGCACGGCGGGCCGGGCGGTCCTGCCGATTCGGCGGGCGCGGCTTTAAGCAGCGATGGATCAGGCTTTGAGCGGACAGACGCCCCCCGGCAGGTTGAAAACGGTTCTGCGCGACCCCTTGTGTGCGGAAGAAGACACCGTCAGAGCCGGTACCGGGTCTTGCGGTGTCCTGTTCCACACACAAGACGCTTTCGGAAGTCCCCCCAGCCTCCTCAGTCTCATGAGGCTCTCTGCGTACAGCCGGTGGGTGGATGCTGGCCCGCCCGTTCGCTAAACCGGCGGGGTCACTTGCTGAGCTGCTGCGCGCACCATCGCGCAAGCCGCCGCCTGCCGGGCAGTCGTCACTGCTCATCGGCCTGACGCGTGCCGACCTAGCGGCATTGCCCGACCGAGGACGGCGCGCACCCCCTAGCCGCCGCCCACGAGCGGACGTCACCCTCCCCGGACCCTCCCCGGACCCTCCCCGGACCCTCCCCGGACCCTCCCCGGCCTGGTGCGCCACTGCCCACCGGCCCACCGGCCAGCCGCCCGCTGAACCCAGCGCATCGCTCGCCGGTAAGGCGCACCATCCCCAAGCCGCCACCCGCGAACCGGGCCTCGACACTCCCCGGCCTGGGGCGTACCACTCATCAAGTCACCACCCGTCGAGCCGGGTCTTGACACTCCCCGGACCTGGTGCGCACCGCCCACTAAGCCGCAGCCCGCCGAACCGGTCTCTGCCAGTCCCTCAGCCTGGTGCGCTCCGCCCACCCAGTCCAGTTACGGGGCATGAGTCTCAGCCGATCACTGGGCGGGGTGGGCGCTGAGCCGGGCCGGGTCGCCCCGTTCAACTGGTGCGTCCCACTCACCGGGCCGCCGCCCGGCAGCGAGAGTCGAGCAGCGAACACAGCTGTTCCGGGGCCCCGCCCCGGGGGCCGCCCCCCGTGAAGAACTAGCGGTGGAGGGGTGGGTGTCAAGGGTGGCCCGTAGGGTCATCGCGCAGCGACGCGACCGCAGGGAGCGCCCTTTACAGCCGGCCCGGAACCGCCAAACTCCCGAAAAGGGCGGCCCCATACCAGAAGCAACCAACGCCCCTGGCTGGGCCAGCCCCGCCCCCGGCCGTAGCCGGGTTGTTGTTCGCCCTTCCTGGGGCGAGCCAGCCGCGCACGTCGGGTTCGATCTCGGCCTCAGCCCGGCCGGGCTCCTGGAAGTAGGAGACGTAGAACTCCTCTTCCCCACCCATCTGCGCGAAGGCCTTGCTGGGCCTCGGTCCGCCGCGCGGGGCGTAGGGGACACTGAGCAGCCCCACCGCACGGAAGACGTCCAGCAGGACCAGGGCGGAGTTGGCGGCGATCGTCGATCCCCAGTCGTGGCCGACGATCAACGCGGACTGTTCGCCCAGGGCGTGCACCACCGCGGCGTTGTCCTCCACCAGGTCGACCATCCGGTACGCATCCGTGTCCCCGTGCGCCGAGATCGGTGCCGCAATCATGCGGGGGACGGCGCGGCCGTTGCGAGCCTTGTTGCCGCTTCAGCAAACCGCTCTGGGTGGTCGTATCTCACGCGTTCTGACGGTCCTCACGGTCGTGGGACCACGAGGTCGACCACGCCATGCCTGATCAGCCATTCGGTCAGTTCTTCAGAGCGCAGAAGCGGGAGCTCGCCATCCCATCGGTGCCAGTCCAAACCACCGCCCAAGTGATGTGTCAGTACACCTAGTACCGCGCCCAGTTCGCCTCGGACCATGAAGCTGACGTCTCCCAAGCACATGCAGGTGAAGGGAGCGGCTTCCAGTTCGACCTCCAAAAGGCCCGCCAACTCGGCGATCTCATTGACGCCTCCCACCATGACTGACCGTTCGCTTCCCTCAGGCCGCCGAGGGGATACTTCGATGGAACGGGCAGCCACCCACAGAGCATCCACCTGTCTCAGCGCCGCTGAATCCATGCCGTCTCCTCGTTTCATGGCAACTGCCGTGTTTCACCCGCCAGCCAGCGACGTCAGTGCCTTGTGGATCTCGGCGATCATTGAGGCTGGTCGGCGGTAGACATCTACCGCAGTGAAGCGCAGGATCCTGCGGATTGGTGCGCAGCCAGCGAGTTCGTTGAAGCGGGCGACGTCGCGTTGGTGGGCTGCTCGGGTGCCGTGGTACGTGTAGCCCTCGATCTCCACTGCGAGGCCCTCCGCCCGGAACAGGAAGTCGACCGAGCGCCGTCGGCCTCCCGGCGGTCTGACTCCGACCTGTGACTCGGGGTGCAGTCCGGCGTCATGTATGCGCAGGCGGGCGAGGGTCTCGGGCGGTGAGCCGCTCTTCCGGTCGGCGAGAGCGAGCCAGGCGCGTGCCGTGCGTAGGCCTCGTCGAGGGCCGGACTCCAAGGCGGCGGCTACGGCGGCGGTATGCGTGAGGGCGGGGCGCTTTACGGTCATGTTGACCTGGAGCGGACGGATGGAGATCGCAGAATCGACCGCGACCAGTGCCGAGTCCCGGGGGC from Streptomyces spiramyceticus carries:
- a CDS encoding TetR/AcrR family transcriptional regulator, producing the protein MGRLSRAELQQRNRARVLAAARDEFAERGFRDAKVDGIAGRAGLTRGAVYSNFPGKRALYFAVLADLAEHAPAPTPSHTEPAPERSPTPRDALGALARAWVARLPLTETGVAHEPHGAARLGMHVMPEILAEERIQRPFAQLMKLDAILLGLALERLAPKGLHPPATPPSTPPGRPRQVRVAEAALTTLYGAGQLSAAAPGFVDPFNVISACEQLADLDLGDVWPPPHLPYIPQARPADAPWSPPPAFDAVRGEPARLTDDGVVAVLGLHRLEAAEEAVRAARPGARVTAVLVTGDPDELTPLARLVVADLANCLRQAFPPSAWPRLQVVYDETGTLAAAAGVPAVSDGTEAAVRIEAARIVARADGRGACHAAAASSAVADAAADQVPRDVRD
- a CDS encoding endonuclease domain-containing protein, coding for MTRATGEEATDGLVSLSALAGSRQHGILLTKQAVALGWPVRRFNRRLRSEGWTQIHRGAWAEPGLEVDHTVRLRAIQLARPELVASHRTAAWLHTIELPWETDQARNVEAGLKLDFITPTTTTTYPGASRSTGRTRRAPALAAGDTGTLAGIRVTTVNRALADLLRAGPRDSALVAVDSAISIRPLQVNMTVKRPALTHTAAVAAALESGPRRGLRTARAWLALADRKSGSPPETLARLRIHDAGLHPESQVGVRPPGGRRRSVDFLFRAEGLAVEIEGYTYHGTRAAHQRDVARFNELAGCAPIRRILRFTAVDVYRRPASMIAEIHKALTSLAGG